One segment of Ricinus communis isolate WT05 ecotype wild-type chromosome 8, ASM1957865v1, whole genome shotgun sequence DNA contains the following:
- the LOC125370916 gene encoding uncharacterized protein LOC125370916 — protein sequence MLVAWVMNTIEPSIRTTLSFYEDARELWVALERRFCVVNGTRICQLKTSLAECKQGKTKSVASYFGRLSKIFNELLLYVALPRCTCSGCTYGGCRCRLTTQYQTLLQEDQLKWFLVGLDGAYASVRSQILNHDPLPSVDRAYQIVAQEERMRGGHKDDRETVMAFRVQSDPRGKPKLTAHFEKFYANCNRDGHDESTCF from the coding sequence ATGCTAGTGGCTTGGGTTATGAATACGATCGAGCCTTCGATTCGGACGACGCTTTCGTTCTATGAAGATGCTCGTGAGTTGTGGGTTGCTTTAGAGAGGCGATTCTGTGTCGTTAATGGCACCCGTATTTGTCAACTGAAGACATCTCTGGCTGAGTGCAAGCAAGGCAAAACGAAATCGGTGGCTTCGTATTTTGGGCGGCTGAGTAAGATCTTTAACGAGTTGTTGTTGTATGTGGCGTTGCCCCGATGTACATGCAGTGGATGCACTTATGGCGGCTGCAGGTGTCGTCTGACCACTCAATACCAGACCCTTTTGCAGGAGGATCAACTTAAGTGGTTCCTTGTTGGTTTAGATGGTGCATATGCTTCGGTACGGTCTCAAATCTTGAATCATGATCCTCTGCCTTCTGTGGACCGTGCGTACCAAATTGTGGCTCAAGAAGAGCGTATGCGTGGTGGTCACAAGGATGATCGTGAGACGGTCATGGCTTTTAGGGTTCAATCTGACCCCAGAGGTAAACCAAAACTTACTgctcattttgaaaaattttatgcTAATTGCAATCGTGATGGACATGATGAA